ATGTCCAAACACCTAGCTTCAacccctccttcctcccttcacTCTACCATCCCAGAATCCCTCGCAGGATGGACCAGGCCTTGACACGCCAGAGATTTGCACCCAGTTTGGACATGTACTGCATTTCAGGGGTCAGCATGGACCGGCAGATGTCCTGGTAGGCCTCCTCCAAGCCAGGCCTGAGGTTGTAGCCCATGATGGTGCCCGCACCTCCGGCCGGCTGCCAGGGCCTCAGAGAGGGATCCCTCACCAGCCCTGCCTTAACCGGACCTCCTCCATCCAGGCAGGCCTCCCCCATCATGGCGTTGGCCCTGCGTAGCTCTGCCACCTCCCACGCCATCCGCCAACGCCCGAATATGTCGACCTTGCGCCAGAAAGTACGGTTGAAGTGGGCGTAGAGGAGGGCGTCCAGCTGGTTCCAGGAGAGGGCCAACTTCTCTGCGGCCGGGCTCAAGGCGGGGGGAGTACGGGCGGGATCCCGCATGTTGAGGGGAAAGTACAGCACATCCTCCAGGTCCCAGCACAGGAGGTCCTTCAGAAGCACCAGGGACTCGTCGAAGTATTCGGTCAGCATGACTAGGGAGAAGCTCTCCTCCAGGGAATGAAGGATGCCCGGAATGGCCGGGTGGCTGGGTTCCATGTCCTTGTCCTGGCCCAGGTCAAAGAACTGGAGGTTGCGCAGGTAGTGAGCGTTGAAGGCCCGGGGGTTATAATAGGCCCGAGGCTTGCGCAGGAAGGCGTCCATCTTGTCTGGGCCGGGCAGGTGCCAGGTCAGGGGGATGCTGGGGCCGTAGTAGTGGAAGCTGGACTCGAAGAGGCGGGCGGGGTGCCGGAGGAGGGTGAAGTAGACTCGTTCCAGGGGCAGGAGTCGGCCCGTCTCCTCTGGCTCGAAGCGCATGTGGCTGGCCACCACGTTGAAGCAGGAGATGGCAGGGTTCCCGGCCACGGCGCGgcgggagaagggggaagggtaGGCAAAGTCGCTACGGCCACCGGAGGGGAAGGCGAAGCTCAGTTTGTTGTGCTCGCCGTAACGGAAGAGCATGTTGAGCACCGTGCTGCTGCCCGTCTTGTGCGTTTTAAGGAAGAGGAGGTCCCAGCGGGGGGAGcaagtgggggtgaaggggacATCCGACATTGGGGGGGGGCCCAGTCGGGCACAGGAGTTGGGAGGGGAGTCACTGTGGAGAGTGTCAGGTAGAGAGAGGATGGGAGCAAGGgaacagagtgagagagaggagataGGGGAAAAGAAAAAATATATCGTTAGGAAGGAACAGACTCCCTCCCTATCTCTGTAGTCCTCCATGGCCCCTAaccacctctctctctttctctttctctccctaacGACTCCTATCTCTGTAACCCCCTTATGTCCCTCCCTATCTCTGTAGTCCCCACCAGCCCTGCATCTCCCAGCACCCTCTCTGGTCGCTACACCCCTTCCTATTTCTGTAATTCCCTTCGGCCCACGCAGCCCGTCCTATCTCTAAAACCCCTTCTGGCTCcaacccctccctttccctctaacCCCTTTCAACCTCTACACTTTCCCCAATCTCTGTAAACCCCCTCTGGTCCCTACACCCCTCTCTATCTCCGCAACTCACTCTGGCTCCTATATCCCTTCCGATCTCAGTGACCCTCCTGGAGCCCTCCCTATCTCTGTAACCCTCGTCTACAACTCACCGAGCATTGTAGAGTGTATACGAGATGATAAACAAGGACATCGCGATTACGACACTCAGTAACCCTCGATGCATTTGCTTCCAACTACGCATGAAGTATTCCCGAAACTGCATCTTCTCCCTGGGGGAGATGGAAAGCAGGGAATTACCTCAGAAAAGTGCCTCTTGAACCCTGTTCAAATTATAATTTTGGGAAAGGACACTGTGTTGGAGTAATTGCAGGTtagccagtatctctggagaatatggataggtgacatttcaggttgagacccttcttcagacttaatttcGGGAAGTTGGATTCACGGATGTCGGGATTTTCCGAAAGCCAGATCTGAGGGAAGGATTTTGGGAGGAATTGGATCAGAGGACGAGTTTTTGGGAGGTCAGTTCAGAGGTATATTCAGTTAGGAATCCTTGGTTCGGAGGGAGGGATTTCAGGAAGTGTTGGATTGGAGTTGAGATTTCGGAGCATGTCAGATTGGAAGAAGGGATCTCCAGAGATTGTATCGGATGAGGGATTTTGGGAAGTCGGATCGAACGGAGGGATTTTGGGAAAAGTCGGATCGAACAGAGAGATTTTGGGAAGTGTTGGATTGCAGTGTGAGTTTTTAGGAAGTGTCAGATTGGAGGGAAGTATTTTGTTAAATGCAGGATCGCAGAATGTATTTTATGGGGAACCGGAGCAGAGTTTCCGGAAGCAATGGATTGGAAGGAGGGGTTTCAGGAAATATTGAAATACCGGGAGAGATTTTGAGAGGAACTGGGTCAGAGGAATCGGCTTGGGGATAGGGATCTCTGGTGGAATCGGCTCGGAAAAGGGAATTTCAGGAAGCAACGGATCAGAAGGGGGATATTTTGGGAAGCTTTTGATTGCACGGAGGGGTTTTGAGAGGAGGGAGGGATTTTGAGAAAAGTCACTTTCGAGGGAGGGATCTTAGGGGGGAACTGGATCGCAGGAGGGATTTCAGGAGTCGTCGATATGGACGAGGGATTTCAGGGAAATTCAGAGAGAGGGGATTTTGGGAAGCATTGGATCAGAGGAGGAATTTCAGGAAATTGGATCGGAAATGGAAGTTTCAGGTGTGAGGAGGCAGTTCGAAAGAAGTCAAATTGGAGGGAGGTGTTTAGGGGAGTCGGATCAgaggaatgatcctggggattgcCCGAGTCTCACCTGCAAGACTGTGAGCCCACAGCATGTGGCAGGAGCAGGGGATCGTGGGTGGGAATGATGCAATGTGGGCAGAGCAGTGCATTgtgggcaaggggggggggggggggttgtgggctaAATCTCTGCAGCCTTGACTACAGGGGAGGCAGGGGAACCAGGGGGCAACTTGACATCACAGACACGGGGGCAGACAAGGGGGCATCTTAGCAGCAGGGTGGGCAGGGGAGCGAGACTGGATGGGACGGCAAGGagggagagtcaggggagggtgtggtgggggaagggagccagtcgggaggagatgctaCCGAGGGCGCATCAGGGAAGCGGGCAGGGTGTGAGGAGCGAGTTGGGTGAAGAAGATggcgggagagagtggagggggagcgaggcaggagaggaaggggaggagagagtgagggggagaggtcagggtggggagggggaaatgggATGGGAGGGGAAGGTGTGGAGGAAGCATCagaaggaggtggggggggggggcagggagagaggcaCAAGATCCGAGGGAACTGTGAAGAGGGAGtgcagggagaggggaggagggagcgaGATGGgaggggaaggtgaggagggagtgccaTGGTAGggcgaggaggagagagagatgggaaggggCAGATAGACAGCACGAGGTGTGAGAAATGGcaaggagtgagtgagtgagtgagtgagtgagggggagtgagtgagggggagtgagtgaggggagtgagagggggagtgaggtgaggggagggagtgaggggagtgagggaggggagtgagtgagggggatgtgagtgagtgagtgagtgaggaggggagtgagtgaggggggaggagtgaggggggagtgagtgagggggagggagtgagggggagtgagtgaggggagtgagtgaggggggagtgagtgagggggagggagtgagtgaggggagtgagtgagtggggagtgagtgagggggggagtgagtgagagaggggagtgagtgagacgggagtgagtgagaggggagtgagtgagtgagaggggagtgagtgagtgaggggggagtgagtgagggggagtgagtgagggggagtgagtgaggggggagaggcaaAGAGGAAGCTCCATGATAAAGagcaggggcagcacggtggcacagtagtagaattgccagagacccgggtttgatcctgattacgggtgctgtctgtacggcgtttgcacgttctcctcgtgacggcgagggttttctccgggagctctggtttcctcattcccacattccaaagatgcacaggtgaaatttggcttcagtataaatgtgtgtaggatggtgttggtgtgccgggatcgctggccagcgacgacccgttgggccgaagggcctgtttttgtgctgtacctggaaactaaattaaacagtgcTGGGGGAGTTCCTTCAGGCAGGCCCCCTTCATAATGGCCCCCTCTGTCCCCGCACAGAACTGACATCTGGAGAGGGACAGGAGAAGGCAGTTCTGCCCCTCTTTCTATCCTACCCACATATTCATTAAACACTGTTAGATCCaacgattatagaggagctcctctataatctttggttagaTCTTCTCCACGACCTCCTCTCTGACAGTTTCCCTCAATCTCTCCGCACATCGTCAACAACACCCCTTCTCTttaacaacccccctccccccacagttATCCGACCTCCCCCCCCTTCATGAATTCTAGTCATTCACCTCCCTCTGGGGAAGGATTCAGTTTTGAAGACCGCCTCTAGTTTTGaagacccccctccccctttattTCATAATAACACACCCCTCTATCCAGACACTCCTACCAACAGGAAGGCCTCCACATCCCCCCCCTCACGGC
The DNA window shown above is from Amblyraja radiata isolate CabotCenter1 chromosome 3, sAmbRad1.1.pri, whole genome shotgun sequence and carries:
- the LOC116970741 gene encoding galactosylceramide sulfotransferase-like, which codes for MSDVPFTPTCSPRWDLLFLKTHKTGSSTVLNMLFRYGEHNKLSFAFPSGGRSDFAYPSPFSRRAVAGNPAISCFNVVASHMRFEPEETGRLLPLERVYFTLLRHPARLFESSFHYYGPSIPLTWHLPGPDKMDAFLRKPRAYYNPRAFNAHYLRNLQFFDLGQDKDMEPSHPAIPGILHSLEESFSLVMLTEYFDESLVLLKDLLCWDLEDVLYFPLNMRDPARTPPALSPAAEKLALSWNQLDALLYAHFNRTFWRKVDIFGRWRMAWEVAELRRANAMMGEACLDGGGPVKAGLVRDPSLRPWQPAGGAGTIMGYNLRPGLEEAYQDICRSMLTPEMQYMSKLGANLWRVKAWSILRGILGW